One window of the Canis aureus isolate CA01 chromosome 1, VMU_Caureus_v.1.0, whole genome shotgun sequence genome contains the following:
- the ZNF526 gene encoding zinc finger protein 526 — MAEVAAEVAELPTQMSPGAVEMAIPMLGEMTEMSTEVTEMTPGEALASSLFFQHHQFMCSECGSLYNTLEEVLSHQEQHVPNVTEDEALATQDPGLEPELLAGSDDGPFQCGECSQLILSPSELLAHQDAHLRESASQIQYQCGDCQELFPSPELWVAHRKAQHLSAAAAEPPGPPPLPPPTPPPPPPAPPEVKMEPYECPECSTLCATPEEFLEHQGTHFDSLEKEEQNGLEEEEEEEEEEDDEEETEEEEEAVAEVGDDATGGDRATAGPAQGCGDCPQHRTSAEARRRHRRASRGPTSTAHPFHCNQCQRSFSSANRLLAHGRAHVGGTHECTTCSKVFKKAASLEQHLRLHRGEARYLCVDCGRGFGTELTLVAHRRAHTANPLHRCRCGKTFSNMTKFLYHRRTHAGKSGAPPVAASSSSSSASPAPTMPAPPPPPPAPPAQLPCPQCPKSFASASRLSRHRRAVHGPPERRHRCGVCGKGFKKLVHVRNHLRTHTGERPFQCHSCGKTFASLANLSRHQLTHTGVRPYQCLDCGKRFTQSSNLQQHRRLHLRPVAFARAPRLPITGLYNKSPYYCGTCGRWFHALAGLRLHQRVHARARAVTLPPPRSPPPAPPPPPEPQQTIMCTELGETIAIIETSQPLALEDTLQLCQAALGASEASGLLQLDTAFV; from the coding sequence ATGGCAGAGGTAGCGGCTGAGGTGGCTGAGCTTCCAACACAGATGTCACCAGGGGCAGTAGAGATGGCAATACCAATGTTAGGGGAGATGACAGAGATGTCAACAGAGGTGACAGAGATGACCCCTGGGGAGGCTCTGGCCTCATCCCTTTTCTTTCAGCATCACCAGTTCATGTGCTCTGAGTGTGGCAGCCTTTACAATACACTGGAGGAAGTCCTGTCACACCAGGAGCAGCATGTGCCCAATGTCACCGAGGACGAGGCTCTGGCCACCCAGGATCCAGGCTTGGAGCCAGAACTCCTGGCAGGGTCTGACGATGGGCCCTTCCAGTGTGGGGAGTGCAGCCAGCTCATCCTGTCCCCCAGTGAGCTCCTGGCCCACCAGGACGCCCACCTCCGGGAGTCTGCAAGCCAGATCCAGTACCAGTGTGGGGACTGCCAGGAGCTCTTCCCCTCGCCTGAGCTATGGGTGGCTCATCGCAAGGCCCAGCACCTTTCTGCTgcagcagctgagccacccgggccacccccgctgcccccaccaacgccaccacctccacctcctgctccccctgaAGTGAAGATGGAGCCCTATGAGTGTCCTGAGTGCTCGACTCTCTGTGCCACTCCTGAGGAGTTCTTGGAGCATCAGGGCACCCACTTTGACTCCCTAGAGAAAGAGGAGCAGAATggtctggaggaggaggaggaagaggaagaggaggaagacgatgaggaagagacagaggaggaagaggaggcggTGGCGGAGGTTGGCGATGATGCCACAGGAGGCGACAGGGCCACAGCTGGTCCGGCCCAGGGCTGTGGGGATTGTCCCCAGCACCGGACTTCAGCAGAGGCCCGCCGGCGGCACCGACGGGCATCCCGGGGCCCCACATCGACAGCCCACCCCTTCCACTGCAACCAGTGCCAGCGCAGCTTTAGCTCGGCAAACCGGCTGCTGGCACACGGGCGGGCCCATGTCGGCGGCACACACGAATGTACCACGTGCTCCAAGGTGTTCAAGAAGGCGGCCTCCCTGGAGCAGCACCTGCGGCTGCACCGCGGGGAAGCCCGCTACCTGTGTGTGGACTGTGGCCGCGGCTTCGGCACGGAGCTCACATTGGTGGCTCACCGGCGGGCACACACTGCCAACCCCTTGCACCGCTGCCGTTGTGGCAAGACATTCAGCAACATGACCAAGTTTCTCTACCACCGACGCACACATGCGGGCAAGAGCGGGGCGCCCCCTGTGGcggcctcctcttcctcctcctcagcttccccGGCACCCACCATGCCCGCACCTCCCCCgccaccccctgcaccccccgcccAGCTGCCCTGCCCACAGTGCCCCAAGTCATTTGCCTCGGCTTCCCGGCTCTCCCGGCACCGGCGCGCGGTCCACGGACCCCCCGAGCGGCGGCACCGCTGCGGCGTCTGCGGCAAGGGCTTCAAGAAGCTGGTCCATGTGCGCAACCACCTGCGGACGCACACGGGCGAGAGGCCCTTCCAGTGCCACTCGTGTGGCAAGACCTTTGCTTCCCTGGCCAACCTCAGCCGCCACCAGCTGACACATACGGGTGTACGGCCCTACCAGTGCTTGGACTGCGGCAAGCGCTTCACACAGAGCTCCAACCTGCAGCAGCATCGGAGGCTGCACCTGCGGCCCGTGGCCTTTGCAcgcgccccccgcctccccatcACTGGCCTGTACAACAAGAGCCCCTACTACTGCGGGACATGCGGCCGCTGGTTCCATGCCCTGGCCGGCCTGCGACTGCACCAGCGGGTCCATGCCCGAGCCAGGGCCGTGACCCTGCCGCCGCCCCGAtcgccacccccagccccgcccccaccccctgagCCTCAGCAGACCATCATGTGCACCGAGCTTGGGGAGACCATCGCCATCATCGAGACGTCCCAGCCACTGGCACTTGAGGACACGCTGCAGCTGTGCCAGGCTGCGCTGGGGGCCAGTGAGGCGAGCGGGCTGTTGCAGTTGGACACGGCCTTCGTGTGA